The following coding sequences are from one Culex quinquefasciatus strain JHB chromosome 1, VPISU_Cqui_1.0_pri_paternal, whole genome shotgun sequence window:
- the LOC6045624 gene encoding uncharacterized protein LOC6045624 isoform X2 produces MGTIECPVCTLYLRADMSLEDHLETHPKEKVIQALVSMAMKPKAAAPPQAPAPQPQQLEVVRSRTPPNALMYHQQTGSNSSSGGYEQFQQQQQSPMMAAPAAITVVKASDMGGYPINNVMIVKSCSTKFVQQIPSGSNAANAAYASGPIDGRSIFIEPDRGGGPPSVRRQLAPGPSLYPPRYTNERYSGPPPPYSTAISSTISSGSQSSISGYQKAPAPPPPQAFYPNPPPPIVQSTPTIAHYYAPPPPPPPPPAMPSTSRSNLQAQYTEKDDGNFVVTENPKKVVEYTENDEGDFMVIEKIIKSPPRIVQIVDEVEKEKDDCEVDEEVEVEQREDSEYEMEIEEQYQVEEIQKGKVEEVEGEEEEEVEQQIGTIQIVENEDGTFDDNQQYGLKEMPKPMLIGGIGGSPKKSHKFSFIVEPTASSSGGSSAAGSPYTPRKKPTSGLKVLSNVKVTTDLSQGIKDIILNLNCKNKGVNVAGGSSGTSETAGTSSGVGSLKTSLITGVVNNNCQNELIINNMPPIDLNDVNDIEIINDDEEELRPGEDEECYIGSMEVKAAEVAAPTTPTPSVITSVIRMTPHPSPVVAPPSPPPLPAKLETIDPEPEDPPKPSTSEVTITKPTPRKPTPQHQTPSTSTGSLFHKPPKKLTVKLKTPLPPAPPPTPPLIPQLKQEDHPMDLEQPSTSEDCKPPHAYFVPVEPTPPETKFCPVDDRISPPPPPPTTLTLTECSSTETIAVTTTTTKIEDAMHAISSETIVYTQSSSPEATAEHHQASSPGPSGVVETTTTSVEYYNITIIDDEAAAAQSSKLEPELPEEGVVKPEVEQDQKYEYEPEREPDSPGSSGSDEQQETKSCIKVEKMEVMESCAIAIAPPVDESEKKILVAKVEPGSGPDDHKDFLEAGPSRTVATTVTTEGEGSSSSSSSGSSSSSSSAVASSSQAVVVSSAGPTFLEYSAEYDDYVPVTSYGMPQEQIPLSWVQKFSPQYTPFDDQNSYMDLDQTDKTNSNSVGGNSSATSSGGSGSRIETSMDRAPSAESLNIRTDEKMPAKGEISEQESNGDMELSWNRLYPVHENIPIYPSSYDLSTAQECWNLSNRTSTVTGLNQDHHHQGLGQHGQQNHHLHHHHHQSSSSSSSHHHRQQHQQPQQQHGHQHGISFQFASHDQPRHADEDDDDGLVDDKSKIHLEYGGDGAAGASGSGTNNYLGASSSATDHKLVAKVRTYRCTECPKSFALLKQRRAHMQAEHHEVVVDSKLNVLATAASAVAASATVTSGAFFSNPGEGSSGTAAASGATATLLSKKIKIEPQPVLMSYSSLKQELEQKQEGGGGGLDVAGPSTSGLGSSGGLGASGGEVRRKRTYVCGTCKTEFDRFKLFNAHLMTHPAECYTCGRSFKHWPNFALHIKRHLGIKDHQCRLCGKKFVIKQKLIEHMRVHTGKAPIKCPDCDQHFRRFSNLAQHRNRHHLNKVPSKKDFVCHCGEVFQSKAKMEWHKEIHENKPKSCPFCREKFIHKNSLTRHIRLSHTEKYVKLETATEMCTICNQPYIKTSMKRHMETHTDERLAYSCTICNKLFSTNWNLKQHKWTHANPTLKPFQCNLCSSGFVREADYITHMNAHKSIRPYTCNHCGCQFIRKYNWIRHTREHETEKNYTCEICNRKFHRKYYLTEHKRIHTGERPFSCNICGKTSSTKTNHNKHIKIHHARDPLTAEG; encoded by the exons ATGGGCACCATCGAATGTCCCGTGTGCACCCTGTACCTCCGGGCCGACATGAGCCTGGAGGACCACCTGGAGACGCACCCGAAGGAGAAGGTCATCCAGGCGCTGGTGTCGATGGCGATGAAGCCGAAGGCGGCTGCGCCGCCGCAAGCTCCAGCGCCGCAACCCCAACAGCTTGAGGTGGTCCGATCGCGGACACCGCCCAACGCACTCATGTACCACCAGCAAACCGGCAGCAATAGTAGCAGTGGGGGTTACGAGCAGtttcagcaacagcagcagtcgCCGATGATGGCCGCCCCGGCGGCGATCACCGTCGTCAAGGCGTCCGACATGGGCGGCTACCCGATCAACAACGTGATGATCGTCAAGAGCTGCAGCACCAAGTTCGTGCAGCAGATTCCAAGCGGGAGTAACGCGGCGAATGCCGCGTACGCGTCCGGCCCGATCGATGGCCGGAGCATCTTCATAGAACCTGATCGCGGAGGAGGACCTCCGAGCGTGCGTCGCCAGTTGGCGCCGGGACCTTCGCTCTACCCGCCGCGTTACACCAACGAGCGCTACTCGGGCCCACCGCCGCCGTACAGTACGGCCATTTCCTCCACGATCTCCAGCGGTTCGCAGTCCTCGATTAGCGGGTACCAGAAAGCGCcagcgccgccgccgccgcaggcGTTCTACCCGAACCCGCCACCTCCTATAGTGCAAAGCACGCCCACGATCGCGCATTACTACGCGCCGCCCCCTCcgccaccgccaccaccggcGATGCCGTCGACTTCGCGGAGCAACCTGCAGGCGCAGTACACCGAAAAGGACGACGGCAACTTTGTGGTGACGGAGAACCCGAAGAAGGTGGTCGAGTACACCGAGAACGACGAGGGGGATTTTATGGTGATCGAGAAGATCATCAAGTCGCCGCCGAGGATCGTCCAGATCGTGGACGAAGTTGAGAAGGAGAAGGACGACTGTGAGGTGGACGAGGAGGTGGAGGTTGAGCAGCGCGAAGACAGTGAGTACGAGATGGAGATCGAGGAGCAGTATCAGGTTGAGGAGATTCAGAAGGGTAAGGTTGAAGAGGTGGAGggggaggaggaagaggaggtgGAGCAGCAGATCGGTACGATCCAGATCGTGGAGAATGAGGACGGGACGTTCGACGACAATCAGCAGTACGGGTTGAAGGAGATGCCGAAGCCGATGTTGATCGGAGGGATTGGGGGATCGCCGAAGAAGAGTCACAAGTTTAGCTTTATTGTGGAACCGACGGCGTCGAGTTCGGGGGGAAGTTCTGCCGCGGGGAGCCCGTACACGCCGCGGAAGAAGCCGACCAGTGGGCTGAAGGTGCTGAGCAATGTCAAGGTGACCACGGATCTGTCCCAGGGCATCAAGGACATCATACTGAACTTGAACTGCAAGAACAAGGGCGTGAACGTGGCGGGTGGTTCGAGCGGGACGTCCGAGACTGCGGGCACGTCCAGCGGTGTTGGGAGTTTGAAGACGTCGCTGATCACGGGCGTCGTGAACAACAACTGTCAGAACGAGCTTATTATCAACAACATGCCTCCAATTGATCTCAACGATGTGAACGACATTGAAATTATCAACGACGACGAGGAGGAGCTGCGGCCGGGCGAGGACGAAGAGTGCTACATCGGTTCGATGGAGGTCAAAGCTGCCGAAGTGGCCGCACCAACAACGCCGACTCCGTCGGTCATCACCAGTGTAATCCGGATGACTCCGCACCCATCGCCAGTTGTCGCACCGCCCTCTCCACCACCCCTACCCGCAAAGCTCGAAACGATCGACCCCGAACCGGAAGATCCGCCAAAACCATCAACCAGCGAGGTGACGATCACGAAGCCAACGCCACGCAAACCAACCCCACAACACCAAACCCCCTCAACCTCAACCGGTTCCCTGTTCCACAAACCACCGAAGAAGCTGACCGTCAAGCTCAAGACCCCGCTCCCGCCCGCCCCACCACCAACTCCTCCCCTCATCCCCCAACTCAAGCAGGAAGATCACCCGATGGACCTCGAGCAACCATCGACCTCCGAAGACTGCAAACCACCGCACGCGTACTTTGTCCCCGTTGAACCAACCCCGCCCGAGACCAAGTTCTGCCCGGTCGACGATCGGATCTCACCGCCACCGCCACCCCCCACCACTCTCACCCTGACCGAGTGCTCCTCCACGGAGACGATCGCCGTCACCACGACCACCACCAAGATCGAGGACGCGATGCATGCGATCTCCAGCGAGACGATCGTGTACACGCAGAGTTCGTCGCCGGAGGCGACCGCCGAGCATCATCAAGCCAGCAGTCCGGGACCTTCCGGGGTCGTCGAAACCACCACAACCTCGGTCGAGTACTACAACATAACGATCATTGACGATGAGGCCGCGGCCGCTCAGTCTTCTAAGCTGGAGCCGGAACTTCCCGAAGAGGGCGTTGTGAAACCGGAGGTCGAGCAGGATCAAAAGTACGAGTACGAGCCCGAGCGGGAGCCGGACTCTCCCGGTTCGAGCGGGTCCGACGAGCAGCAGGAAACGAAGAGTTGCATCAAGGTTGAGAAGATGGAGGTGATGGAGAGTTGCGCGATCGCGATCGCGCCTCCCGTTGACGAGAGTGAGAAGAAGATTTTGGTGGCGAAGGTGGAGCCGGGAAGCGGGCCGGACGACCACAAGGACTTCCTCGAGGCTGGACCATCGAGGACGGTGGCGACTACGGTGACGACCGAGGGTGAGGGTAGTAGTAGTAGCAGTAGCAgtgggagcagcagcagcagcagttccgcTGTGGCTTCGTCGTCGCAGGCCGTCGTGGTGAGTTCGGCTGGGCCAACATTCCTGGAGTATAGTGCGGAGTACGATGACTACGTGCCGGTCACCAGTTACGGGATGCCGCAGGAGCAGATTCCGCTGTCGTGGGTGCAGAAGTTTAGTCCGCAGTACACGCCCTTTGACGATCAGAACTCGTACATGGACCTCGATCAGACGGA TAAAACAAACTCAAACAGCGTTGGAGGAAATAGCAGCGCCACGAGTAGTGGTGGAAGTGGCAGCAGGATTGAAACCAGCATGGATCGGGCTCCGTCGGCGGAAAGCTTGAATATCCGAACCGACGAGAAGATGCCCGCCAAGGGGGAGATCTCCGAGCAGGAGAGTAACGGGGATATGGAGTTGTCGTGGAATCGG TTATACCCCGTTCACGAAAACATCCCAATCTACCCGAGCTCGTACGACCTGTCGACGGCGCAAGAGTGCTGGAACTTGAGCAACCGTACCAGCACCGTAACCGGCCTGAACCAGGATCACCACCACCAGGGACTAGGACAGCATGGTCAGCAGAATCACCACCtccaccaccatcaccaccagtcgtcttcgtcttcgtcgtcgcACCACCACCGCCAGCAACATCAGCAGCCGCAGCAGCAACACGGTCATCAACACGGGATCAGTTT TCAATTTGCCTCCCACGATCAACCCCGGCACGCCGACGAGGACGACGATGACGGGCTGGTGGACGACAAGTCTAAGATCCACCTGGAGTACGGCGGCGACGGCGCCGCAGGCGCCAGCGGCAGCGGAACCAACAACTACCTTGGCGCATCCTCGTCCGCCACGGACCACAAGCTAGTGGCCAAGGTGCGCACGTACCGCTGCACCGAGTGTCCCAAGTCGTTTGCGCTGCTGAAGCAGCGCCGAGCGCACATGCAGGCGGAACACCACGAGGTCGTGGTCGATAGTAAGTTGAACGTGCTGGCGACGGCGGCGTCGGCGGTCGCTGCGTCTGCGACGGTCACTTCCGGGGCGTTCTTTTCGAACCCGGGCGAGGGGTCGAGTGGGACGGCGGCGGCGAGTGGGGCGACGGCGACGTTGTTGAGCAAGAAGATCAAGATTGAGCCGCAGCCGGTGCTGATGAGCTACAGCTCGCTGAAGCAGGAGCTGGAGCAGAAGCAGGAAGGTGGAGGTGGGGGTTTGGATGTGGCTGGACCGTCGACTTCCGGGCTGGGGTCAAGTGGTGGGTTGGGCGCGAGTGGTGGCGAGGTGAGGCGGAAACGAACGTACGTCTGTGGGACGTGCAAGACCGAGTTTGATCGGTTTAAGCTGTTCAACGCGCACTTGATGACACATCCGGCGGAGTGTTACACGTGCGGGCGCAGCTTCAAGCACTGGCCAAACTTTGCGCTGCACATTAAGCGTCACCTGGGGATCAAGGACCACCAGTGTCGGTTGTGCGGGAAGAAGTTCGTCATCAAGCAGAAGCTGATCGAGCACATGCGGGTGCACACGGGGAAGGCGCCGATCAAGTGTCCCGACTGCGATCAGCACTTCCGGCGGTTCTCGAACCTGGCCCAGCACCGCAACCGTCACCACCTGAACAAGGTCCCCTCGAAGAAGGACTTTGTGTGCCACTGCGGCGAAGTGTTCCAATCCAAGGCCAAAATGGAGTGGCACAAGgagatccacgagaacaaaccCAAGAGTTGTCCCTTCTGTCGGGAAAAGTTCATCCACAAAAACAGCCTAACCCGGCACATCCGGCTGTCCCACACGGAAAAGTACGTCAAGCTGGAAACCGCCACCGAGATGTGCACGATCTGCAACCAGCCCTACATCAAAACCAGCATGAAACGTCACATGGAAACCCACACGGACGAACGCCTCGCCTACTCCTGCACCATCTGCAACAAGCTGTTCAGCACCAACTGGAACCTGAAGCAGCACAAGTGGACCCACGCCAACCCCACCCTCAAACCGTTCCAGTGCAACCTCTGCTCGTCCGGTTTCGTCCGCGAAGCCGACTACATCACCCACATGAACGCCCACAAGTCGATCCGCCCCTACACCTGTAACCACTGCGGCTGCCAGTTCATCCGCAAGTACAACTGGATCCGGCACACGCGCGAGCACGAAACGGAAAAGAACTACACGTGCGAGATCTGCAACCGCAAGTTCCACCGGAAGTACTACCTGACGGAGCACAAGCGGATACACACCGGCGAGCGGCCCTTCTCGTGCAACATCTGCGGCAAGACGTCCTCCACCAAGACAAACCACAACAAGCACATCAAGATCCACCACGCGCGCGATCCGCTGACGGCCGAGGGTTAA
- the LOC6045624 gene encoding uncharacterized protein LOC6045624 isoform X1, with translation MGTIECPVCTLYLRADMSLEDHLETHPKEKVIQALVSMAMKPKAAAPPQAPAPQPQQLEVVRSRTPPNALMYHQQTGSNSSSGGYEQFQQQQQSPMMAAPAAITVVKASDMGGYPINNVMIVKSCSTKFVQQIPSGSNAANAAYASGPIDGRSIFIEPDRGGGPPSVRRQLAPGPSLYPPRYTNERYSGPPPPYSTAISSTISSGSQSSISGYQKAPAPPPPQAFYPNPPPPIVQSTPTIAHYYAPPPPPPPPPAMPSTSRSNLQAQYTEKDDGNFVVTENPKKVVEYTENDEGDFMVIEKIIKSPPRIVQIVDEVEKEKDDCEVDEEVEVEQREDSEYEMEIEEQYQVEEIQKGKVEEVEGEEEEEVEQQIGTIQIVENEDGTFDDNQQYGLKEMPKPMLIGGIGGSPKKSHKFSFIVEPTASSSGGSSAAGSPYTPRKKPTSGLKVLSNVKVTTDLSQGIKDIILNLNCKNKGVNVAGGSSGTSETAGTSSGVGSLKTSLITGVVNNNCQNELIINNMPPIDLNDVNDIEIINDDEEELRPGEDEECYIGSMEVKAAEVAAPTTPTPSVITSVIRMTPHPSPVVAPPSPPPLPAKLETIDPEPEDPPKPSTSEVTITKPTPRKPTPQHQTPSTSTGSLFHKPPKKLTVKLKTPLPPAPPPTPPLIPQLKQEDHPMDLEQPSTSEDCKPPHAYFVPVEPTPPETKFCPVDDRISPPPPPPTTLTLTECSSTETIAVTTTTTKIEDAMHAISSETIVYTQSSSPEATAEHHQASSPGPSGVVETTTTSVEYYNITIIDDEAAAAQSSKLEPELPEEGVVKPEVEQDQKYEYEPEREPDSPGSSGSDEQQETKSCIKVEKMEVMESCAIAIAPPVDESEKKILVAKVEPGSGPDDHKDFLEAGPSRTVATTVTTEGEGSSSSSSSGSSSSSSSAVASSSQAVVVSSAGPTFLEYSAEYDDYVPVTSYGMPQEQIPLSWVQKFSPQYTPFDDQNSYMDLDQTDSKTNSNSVGGNSSATSSGGSGSRIETSMDRAPSAESLNIRTDEKMPAKGEISEQESNGDMELSWNRLYPVHENIPIYPSSYDLSTAQECWNLSNRTSTVTGLNQDHHHQGLGQHGQQNHHLHHHHHQSSSSSSSHHHRQQHQQPQQQHGHQHGISFQFASHDQPRHADEDDDDGLVDDKSKIHLEYGGDGAAGASGSGTNNYLGASSSATDHKLVAKVRTYRCTECPKSFALLKQRRAHMQAEHHEVVVDSKLNVLATAASAVAASATVTSGAFFSNPGEGSSGTAAASGATATLLSKKIKIEPQPVLMSYSSLKQELEQKQEGGGGGLDVAGPSTSGLGSSGGLGASGGEVRRKRTYVCGTCKTEFDRFKLFNAHLMTHPAECYTCGRSFKHWPNFALHIKRHLGIKDHQCRLCGKKFVIKQKLIEHMRVHTGKAPIKCPDCDQHFRRFSNLAQHRNRHHLNKVPSKKDFVCHCGEVFQSKAKMEWHKEIHENKPKSCPFCREKFIHKNSLTRHIRLSHTEKYVKLETATEMCTICNQPYIKTSMKRHMETHTDERLAYSCTICNKLFSTNWNLKQHKWTHANPTLKPFQCNLCSSGFVREADYITHMNAHKSIRPYTCNHCGCQFIRKYNWIRHTREHETEKNYTCEICNRKFHRKYYLTEHKRIHTGERPFSCNICGKTSSTKTNHNKHIKIHHARDPLTAEG, from the exons ATGGGCACCATCGAATGTCCCGTGTGCACCCTGTACCTCCGGGCCGACATGAGCCTGGAGGACCACCTGGAGACGCACCCGAAGGAGAAGGTCATCCAGGCGCTGGTGTCGATGGCGATGAAGCCGAAGGCGGCTGCGCCGCCGCAAGCTCCAGCGCCGCAACCCCAACAGCTTGAGGTGGTCCGATCGCGGACACCGCCCAACGCACTCATGTACCACCAGCAAACCGGCAGCAATAGTAGCAGTGGGGGTTACGAGCAGtttcagcaacagcagcagtcgCCGATGATGGCCGCCCCGGCGGCGATCACCGTCGTCAAGGCGTCCGACATGGGCGGCTACCCGATCAACAACGTGATGATCGTCAAGAGCTGCAGCACCAAGTTCGTGCAGCAGATTCCAAGCGGGAGTAACGCGGCGAATGCCGCGTACGCGTCCGGCCCGATCGATGGCCGGAGCATCTTCATAGAACCTGATCGCGGAGGAGGACCTCCGAGCGTGCGTCGCCAGTTGGCGCCGGGACCTTCGCTCTACCCGCCGCGTTACACCAACGAGCGCTACTCGGGCCCACCGCCGCCGTACAGTACGGCCATTTCCTCCACGATCTCCAGCGGTTCGCAGTCCTCGATTAGCGGGTACCAGAAAGCGCcagcgccgccgccgccgcaggcGTTCTACCCGAACCCGCCACCTCCTATAGTGCAAAGCACGCCCACGATCGCGCATTACTACGCGCCGCCCCCTCcgccaccgccaccaccggcGATGCCGTCGACTTCGCGGAGCAACCTGCAGGCGCAGTACACCGAAAAGGACGACGGCAACTTTGTGGTGACGGAGAACCCGAAGAAGGTGGTCGAGTACACCGAGAACGACGAGGGGGATTTTATGGTGATCGAGAAGATCATCAAGTCGCCGCCGAGGATCGTCCAGATCGTGGACGAAGTTGAGAAGGAGAAGGACGACTGTGAGGTGGACGAGGAGGTGGAGGTTGAGCAGCGCGAAGACAGTGAGTACGAGATGGAGATCGAGGAGCAGTATCAGGTTGAGGAGATTCAGAAGGGTAAGGTTGAAGAGGTGGAGggggaggaggaagaggaggtgGAGCAGCAGATCGGTACGATCCAGATCGTGGAGAATGAGGACGGGACGTTCGACGACAATCAGCAGTACGGGTTGAAGGAGATGCCGAAGCCGATGTTGATCGGAGGGATTGGGGGATCGCCGAAGAAGAGTCACAAGTTTAGCTTTATTGTGGAACCGACGGCGTCGAGTTCGGGGGGAAGTTCTGCCGCGGGGAGCCCGTACACGCCGCGGAAGAAGCCGACCAGTGGGCTGAAGGTGCTGAGCAATGTCAAGGTGACCACGGATCTGTCCCAGGGCATCAAGGACATCATACTGAACTTGAACTGCAAGAACAAGGGCGTGAACGTGGCGGGTGGTTCGAGCGGGACGTCCGAGACTGCGGGCACGTCCAGCGGTGTTGGGAGTTTGAAGACGTCGCTGATCACGGGCGTCGTGAACAACAACTGTCAGAACGAGCTTATTATCAACAACATGCCTCCAATTGATCTCAACGATGTGAACGACATTGAAATTATCAACGACGACGAGGAGGAGCTGCGGCCGGGCGAGGACGAAGAGTGCTACATCGGTTCGATGGAGGTCAAAGCTGCCGAAGTGGCCGCACCAACAACGCCGACTCCGTCGGTCATCACCAGTGTAATCCGGATGACTCCGCACCCATCGCCAGTTGTCGCACCGCCCTCTCCACCACCCCTACCCGCAAAGCTCGAAACGATCGACCCCGAACCGGAAGATCCGCCAAAACCATCAACCAGCGAGGTGACGATCACGAAGCCAACGCCACGCAAACCAACCCCACAACACCAAACCCCCTCAACCTCAACCGGTTCCCTGTTCCACAAACCACCGAAGAAGCTGACCGTCAAGCTCAAGACCCCGCTCCCGCCCGCCCCACCACCAACTCCTCCCCTCATCCCCCAACTCAAGCAGGAAGATCACCCGATGGACCTCGAGCAACCATCGACCTCCGAAGACTGCAAACCACCGCACGCGTACTTTGTCCCCGTTGAACCAACCCCGCCCGAGACCAAGTTCTGCCCGGTCGACGATCGGATCTCACCGCCACCGCCACCCCCCACCACTCTCACCCTGACCGAGTGCTCCTCCACGGAGACGATCGCCGTCACCACGACCACCACCAAGATCGAGGACGCGATGCATGCGATCTCCAGCGAGACGATCGTGTACACGCAGAGTTCGTCGCCGGAGGCGACCGCCGAGCATCATCAAGCCAGCAGTCCGGGACCTTCCGGGGTCGTCGAAACCACCACAACCTCGGTCGAGTACTACAACATAACGATCATTGACGATGAGGCCGCGGCCGCTCAGTCTTCTAAGCTGGAGCCGGAACTTCCCGAAGAGGGCGTTGTGAAACCGGAGGTCGAGCAGGATCAAAAGTACGAGTACGAGCCCGAGCGGGAGCCGGACTCTCCCGGTTCGAGCGGGTCCGACGAGCAGCAGGAAACGAAGAGTTGCATCAAGGTTGAGAAGATGGAGGTGATGGAGAGTTGCGCGATCGCGATCGCGCCTCCCGTTGACGAGAGTGAGAAGAAGATTTTGGTGGCGAAGGTGGAGCCGGGAAGCGGGCCGGACGACCACAAGGACTTCCTCGAGGCTGGACCATCGAGGACGGTGGCGACTACGGTGACGACCGAGGGTGAGGGTAGTAGTAGTAGCAGTAGCAgtgggagcagcagcagcagcagttccgcTGTGGCTTCGTCGTCGCAGGCCGTCGTGGTGAGTTCGGCTGGGCCAACATTCCTGGAGTATAGTGCGGAGTACGATGACTACGTGCCGGTCACCAGTTACGGGATGCCGCAGGAGCAGATTCCGCTGTCGTGGGTGCAGAAGTTTAGTCCGCAGTACACGCCCTTTGACGATCAGAACTCGTACATGGACCTCGATCAGACGGA CAGTAAAACAAACTCAAACAGCGTTGGAGGAAATAGCAGCGCCACGAGTAGTGGTGGAAGTGGCAGCAGGATTGAAACCAGCATGGATCGGGCTCCGTCGGCGGAAAGCTTGAATATCCGAACCGACGAGAAGATGCCCGCCAAGGGGGAGATCTCCGAGCAGGAGAGTAACGGGGATATGGAGTTGTCGTGGAATCGG TTATACCCCGTTCACGAAAACATCCCAATCTACCCGAGCTCGTACGACCTGTCGACGGCGCAAGAGTGCTGGAACTTGAGCAACCGTACCAGCACCGTAACCGGCCTGAACCAGGATCACCACCACCAGGGACTAGGACAGCATGGTCAGCAGAATCACCACCtccaccaccatcaccaccagtcgtcttcgtcttcgtcgtcgcACCACCACCGCCAGCAACATCAGCAGCCGCAGCAGCAACACGGTCATCAACACGGGATCAGTTT TCAATTTGCCTCCCACGATCAACCCCGGCACGCCGACGAGGACGACGATGACGGGCTGGTGGACGACAAGTCTAAGATCCACCTGGAGTACGGCGGCGACGGCGCCGCAGGCGCCAGCGGCAGCGGAACCAACAACTACCTTGGCGCATCCTCGTCCGCCACGGACCACAAGCTAGTGGCCAAGGTGCGCACGTACCGCTGCACCGAGTGTCCCAAGTCGTTTGCGCTGCTGAAGCAGCGCCGAGCGCACATGCAGGCGGAACACCACGAGGTCGTGGTCGATAGTAAGTTGAACGTGCTGGCGACGGCGGCGTCGGCGGTCGCTGCGTCTGCGACGGTCACTTCCGGGGCGTTCTTTTCGAACCCGGGCGAGGGGTCGAGTGGGACGGCGGCGGCGAGTGGGGCGACGGCGACGTTGTTGAGCAAGAAGATCAAGATTGAGCCGCAGCCGGTGCTGATGAGCTACAGCTCGCTGAAGCAGGAGCTGGAGCAGAAGCAGGAAGGTGGAGGTGGGGGTTTGGATGTGGCTGGACCGTCGACTTCCGGGCTGGGGTCAAGTGGTGGGTTGGGCGCGAGTGGTGGCGAGGTGAGGCGGAAACGAACGTACGTCTGTGGGACGTGCAAGACCGAGTTTGATCGGTTTAAGCTGTTCAACGCGCACTTGATGACACATCCGGCGGAGTGTTACACGTGCGGGCGCAGCTTCAAGCACTGGCCAAACTTTGCGCTGCACATTAAGCGTCACCTGGGGATCAAGGACCACCAGTGTCGGTTGTGCGGGAAGAAGTTCGTCATCAAGCAGAAGCTGATCGAGCACATGCGGGTGCACACGGGGAAGGCGCCGATCAAGTGTCCCGACTGCGATCAGCACTTCCGGCGGTTCTCGAACCTGGCCCAGCACCGCAACCGTCACCACCTGAACAAGGTCCCCTCGAAGAAGGACTTTGTGTGCCACTGCGGCGAAGTGTTCCAATCCAAGGCCAAAATGGAGTGGCACAAGgagatccacgagaacaaaccCAAGAGTTGTCCCTTCTGTCGGGAAAAGTTCATCCACAAAAACAGCCTAACCCGGCACATCCGGCTGTCCCACACGGAAAAGTACGTCAAGCTGGAAACCGCCACCGAGATGTGCACGATCTGCAACCAGCCCTACATCAAAACCAGCATGAAACGTCACATGGAAACCCACACGGACGAACGCCTCGCCTACTCCTGCACCATCTGCAACAAGCTGTTCAGCACCAACTGGAACCTGAAGCAGCACAAGTGGACCCACGCCAACCCCACCCTCAAACCGTTCCAGTGCAACCTCTGCTCGTCCGGTTTCGTCCGCGAAGCCGACTACATCACCCACATGAACGCCCACAAGTCGATCCGCCCCTACACCTGTAACCACTGCGGCTGCCAGTTCATCCGCAAGTACAACTGGATCCGGCACACGCGCGAGCACGAAACGGAAAAGAACTACACGTGCGAGATCTGCAACCGCAAGTTCCACCGGAAGTACTACCTGACGGAGCACAAGCGGATACACACCGGCGAGCGGCCCTTCTCGTGCAACATCTGCGGCAAGACGTCCTCCACCAAGACAAACCACAACAAGCACATCAAGATCCACCACGCGCGCGATCCGCTGACGGCCGAGGGTTAA